In Penaeus monodon isolate SGIC_2016 chromosome 8, NSTDA_Pmon_1, whole genome shotgun sequence, one DNA window encodes the following:
- the LOC119576040 gene encoding uncharacterized protein LOC119576040, with amino-acid sequence MKLDDAACFSTSGSHKRKCEFEADDRRAKRPLMQPRVVVDVDVLQARVQQNRIGSQMLGRRGNHAVMYPINCDPIDGVSPNLHAMQVNRTVCARCLQGEPGHFRHILEK; translated from the exons ATGAAGCTGGACGACGCCGCGTGCTTTTCCACCTCCGGTTCTCACAAAAGAAAGTGCGAGTTCGAGGCGGATGACAGACGAGCG AAACGACCTCTGATGCAGCCAAGGGTAGTAGTTGATGTTGATGTTCTACAAGCGCGTGTGCAACAGAACCGAATTGGCTCCCAG ATGTTAGGTCGTAGAGGAAATCATGCTGTTATGTACCCTATTAATTGTGACCCGATTGATGGGGTGTCACCCAACCTCCATGCAATGCAGGTGAACCGCACTGTCTGTGCTCGCTGTCTGCAGGGAGAACCG